One segment of Mycolicibacterium neworleansense DNA contains the following:
- a CDS encoding RNA-binding S4 domain-containing protein, with protein MEPVDVPIRDDSIRLGQFLKLASLIDSGADAKAVIADGLVSVNGEVELRRGRQLRPGDTVSLGDGSARVTQG; from the coding sequence ATGGAGCCGGTTGACGTACCGATCAGGGACGACTCGATCCGCCTGGGGCAGTTCCTCAAGCTGGCATCGCTCATCGACAGCGGCGCCGACGCCAAGGCCGTCATCGCCGACGGGCTGGTCAGCGTCAACGGCGAGGTCGAGCTGCGACGCGGCCGCCAACTGCGCCCGGGAGACACCGTCTCGCTCGGCGACGGGTCCGCGCGGGTCACCCAAGGCTGA
- the ileS gene encoding isoleucine--tRNA ligase, producing MTAQSESSTSAGYPKPAAPNFPERELEVLDYWAADGTFRASVARREGAEEYVFYDGPPFANGLPHYGHLLTGYVKDIVPRYRTMRGYKVERRFGWDTHGLPAELEVQRQLGIADKAQIEEMGIEKFNAACRASVLKYTDEWQAYVTRQARWVDFDNDYKTLDPTFMESVIWAFKQLWDKGLAYEGNRVLPYCWNDETPLSNHELRMDDDVYQSRQDPALTVGFTVTDGPLKGAHLLIWTTTPWTLPSNQAVAVNPDIDYVLVQGSDGRRYVLAQARLAAYARELGEEPEVLGGYTGRDLLGTHYLPPFTYFMDAPNSFQVLAADFVSTEDGTGIVHMAPAYGEDDKATADTADIVAVTPVDSKGRFDATVPDYAGQHVFEANSQIIRDLKNGDGPAAANGAVLLRHETYEHSYPHCWRCRNPLIYRAVSSWFIKVTEFRDRMVELNQQITWYPEHVKDGQFGKWLSNARDWSVSRNRYWGSPIPVWKSDDPAYPRIDVYGSLDELERDFGVRPTDLHRPFIDELTRPNPDDPTGKSTMRRIEDVFDVWFDSGSMPYAQVHYPFDNREWFDGHDGVDAHFPGDFIVEYIGQTRGWFYTMHVLATALFDKPAFKTCVAHGIVLGNDGAKMSKSLRNYPDVSEVFDRDGSDAMRWFLMASPILRGGNLIVTEQGIREGVRQVLLPLWNAYSFLALYAPKKGTWRTDSDNVLDRYILAKLAQLRDDLTVALDTCDISGACDELRQFTEALTNWYVRRSRSRFWEEDADAIDTLHTVLEVTCRLAAPLLPLATEVIWRGLTGERSVHLTDWPDADVVPKDADLVAAMDQVREVCSVGSSLRKAKKLRVRLPLPKLTVAVEGPDSLAPFADLIADELNVKAVELTDDIDTYGKFDLAVNARVAGPRIGKDVQAAIKAVKAGEGVVNPDGTLTAGPVVLQPEEYTAKLVAADPEWTAALPDGAGLVVLDGTVTEELEAEGWAKDRIRELQELRKSSGLEVSDRIVVQMSVPAQYEPWARTHRDLIAGEILATSFDFGDVADGAEIGDGVRVTIVKA from the coding sequence GTGACTGCCCAATCGGAGTCTTCAACGTCGGCCGGGTACCCCAAGCCGGCGGCACCCAACTTCCCGGAGCGGGAACTCGAGGTGCTCGACTACTGGGCAGCCGACGGCACCTTCCGGGCCAGCGTCGCCCGTCGTGAAGGCGCCGAGGAATACGTGTTCTACGACGGGCCGCCGTTCGCCAACGGTCTGCCGCACTACGGTCACCTGCTGACCGGCTACGTCAAGGACATCGTGCCGCGCTACCGGACGATGCGCGGTTACAAGGTGGAGCGCAGGTTCGGCTGGGACACCCACGGCCTGCCCGCCGAGCTCGAGGTGCAGCGCCAGCTCGGTATCGCCGACAAGGCGCAGATCGAAGAGATGGGCATCGAGAAGTTCAACGCGGCCTGCCGCGCCTCGGTGCTGAAATACACCGACGAGTGGCAGGCCTACGTCACCCGTCAGGCCCGGTGGGTGGACTTCGACAACGACTACAAGACCCTGGACCCGACCTTCATGGAGTCGGTGATCTGGGCCTTCAAGCAGCTGTGGGACAAGGGCCTGGCCTACGAGGGCAACCGCGTGCTGCCGTACTGCTGGAACGACGAGACCCCGCTGTCCAACCACGAGCTGCGGATGGACGACGACGTCTACCAGAGTCGCCAGGATCCGGCGCTGACCGTGGGCTTCACGGTGACCGACGGCCCCCTCAAGGGTGCGCACCTGTTGATCTGGACCACGACGCCGTGGACGTTGCCGTCCAACCAGGCCGTCGCCGTCAACCCCGACATCGACTACGTCCTGGTGCAGGGCTCCGACGGGCGGCGCTACGTCCTGGCCCAGGCCCGGCTCGCGGCCTACGCACGCGAACTGGGGGAGGAACCCGAGGTTCTCGGCGGCTACACCGGGCGCGATCTGCTCGGGACGCACTACCTGCCGCCCTTCACCTACTTCATGGACGCGCCCAACTCGTTCCAGGTGCTGGCCGCCGATTTCGTCAGCACCGAAGACGGCACCGGCATCGTGCACATGGCGCCCGCCTACGGTGAGGACGACAAGGCCACTGCCGACACCGCGGACATCGTCGCGGTCACCCCGGTGGATTCGAAGGGCCGCTTCGACGCGACCGTGCCCGATTACGCCGGCCAGCATGTCTTCGAGGCCAACTCCCAAATCATTCGTGACCTCAAGAATGGTGACGGACCGGCGGCGGCCAACGGTGCGGTGCTGCTGCGCCATGAAACCTACGAGCACTCCTACCCGCACTGCTGGCGGTGCCGGAACCCGCTGATCTACCGCGCGGTGTCGTCGTGGTTCATCAAGGTCACCGAGTTCCGGGACCGGATGGTCGAGCTCAACCAGCAGATCACCTGGTATCCCGAGCACGTCAAGGACGGGCAGTTCGGCAAATGGCTGTCGAATGCGCGCGACTGGTCGGTGTCGCGAAACCGATACTGGGGCAGCCCGATTCCGGTGTGGAAGTCTGATGATCCGGCCTATCCGCGGATCGACGTGTACGGCAGCCTCGACGAGCTCGAGCGCGATTTCGGGGTGCGGCCGACCGATCTGCACCGGCCGTTCATCGACGAATTGACGCGGCCGAACCCCGACGACCCGACCGGCAAGTCCACCATGCGACGGATCGAGGACGTGTTCGACGTGTGGTTCGACTCCGGGTCGATGCCGTACGCGCAGGTGCACTACCCGTTCGACAACCGAGAGTGGTTCGACGGCCACGATGGTGTCGACGCCCACTTTCCGGGTGATTTCATCGTCGAGTACATCGGCCAGACCCGCGGCTGGTTCTACACCATGCACGTGCTGGCCACCGCGCTGTTCGACAAGCCGGCCTTCAAAACCTGTGTGGCGCACGGGATCGTGCTCGGCAACGACGGTGCGAAGATGAGCAAGTCGTTGCGCAACTATCCCGACGTCAGCGAGGTGTTCGACCGCGACGGATCCGACGCCATGCGCTGGTTCCTGATGGCCTCGCCGATCCTGCGCGGCGGCAACCTGATCGTCACCGAACAGGGCATCCGCGAAGGTGTGCGGCAGGTGCTGCTGCCGTTGTGGAACGCCTACAGCTTCCTGGCGCTGTACGCGCCGAAGAAGGGCACGTGGCGCACCGATTCCGACAACGTGCTGGACCGCTACATCCTGGCCAAGCTGGCCCAGTTGCGTGACGATCTCACCGTCGCGCTGGATACCTGCGACATCTCCGGCGCGTGCGACGAGTTGCGGCAGTTCACCGAGGCGTTGACGAACTGGTATGTGCGCCGGTCACGTTCGCGTTTCTGGGAAGAGGACGCCGATGCGATCGACACGCTGCACACCGTCCTTGAGGTCACCTGCAGACTGGCCGCACCGCTGCTGCCGTTGGCCACCGAGGTCATCTGGCGGGGCCTGACGGGCGAGCGCTCGGTGCATCTGACCGACTGGCCGGATGCCGACGTGGTGCCCAAGGACGCCGATCTGGTGGCCGCCATGGACCAGGTGCGCGAGGTGTGCTCGGTCGGGTCTTCGTTGCGTAAGGCCAAGAAGCTGCGGGTGCGCCTGCCACTGCCGAAACTGACTGTGGCGGTGGAAGGTCCGGACAGTCTGGCGCCCTTCGCAGATCTGATCGCCGACGAGCTCAACGTCAAGGCCGTCGAGCTGACCGACGATATCGACACCTACGGCAAGTTCGACCTCGCGGTCAATGCCCGCGTCGCCGGCCCCCGGATCGGCAAGGACGTGCAGGCGGCGATCAAGGCCGTCAAGGCAGGGGAGGGCGTCGTCAACCCCGACGGGACCCTGACCGCCGGCCCGGTGGTGCTGCAGCCGGAGGAATACACTGCCAAACTTGTTGCGGCGGATCCGGAATGGACCGCGGCGCTGCCCGACGGTGCGGGCCTGGTGGTACTGGACGGTACGGTCACCGAGGAGCTGGAGGCCGAGGGCTGGGCCAAGGACCGGATCCGCGAACTGCAGGAACTGCGTAAGTCGAGTGGCCTGGAGGTGTCCGACCGCATTGTCGTGCAGATGTCGGTGCCGGCGCAGTATGAGCCGTGGGCACGCACCCACCGGGATCTCATCGCCGGTGAAATCCTGGCCACCAGTTTCGACTTCGGTGACGTCGCCGATGGTGCCGAGATCGGGGACGGAGTCCGGGTCACCATCGTGAAAGCGTGA
- a CDS encoding transcriptional regulator has protein sequence MPRTDENGRQLKALLDYLLDGEVDAKAVYSALGVSSSTYYRRVKEADYPNAEELRQVADRFHLSYPDLQIRFGLMSRQEVWHYMESSPVTVAPVDTATRVRPAVHRPKRLSELTPRPDAPPL, from the coding sequence ATGCCGCGAACCGACGAGAACGGCAGGCAACTCAAGGCCCTGCTCGACTATCTGCTGGACGGCGAGGTCGACGCCAAGGCTGTGTACAGCGCTCTGGGGGTCTCCAGCAGCACGTACTACCGGCGGGTCAAAGAAGCCGACTATCCCAACGCTGAGGAGCTGCGGCAGGTAGCTGACCGCTTCCATCTCAGCTATCCCGACCTGCAGATCCGGTTCGGGCTGATGAGTCGCCAGGAAGTCTGGCACTACATGGAGTCTTCGCCGGTGACGGTGGCTCCGGTGGACACCGCCACCCGGGTCCGGCCCGCCGTGCACCGGCCGAAGCGGCTGTCCGAACTGACCCCACGACCCGACGCGCCCCCGCTCTAA